One stretch of Amycolatopsis tolypomycina DNA includes these proteins:
- a CDS encoding non-ribosomal peptide synthetase: MRVSAPLSSGQQRLWTVSQLDGAGPAYNETMAFELRGAVDREALQRAFDALADRHEALRTRIVVEDGRPVQVVEPAGVGFPCEVTDVAGRPEEAAELRRREVLAPFDLGRAPLARARLLAGAPPGLHATGDHRQSPDTHILLITVHHIVFDGWSRTLLLRELGLLYAAELRRTAADLPPAQPYRAHALAQQRWLESDGPAPHEAYWRERLDNVPPVLDLPADRPRPARQDFRGARVPVALGPDLTARLKSTAREHGVTLYSTILTCWFILLNRLSTQIDIVVGVPTGNRGEENASTLGFFVNTLAVRAKLSGDHTGAALLKEVRVALRGAIDHAELPFERVVELVNPPRSPAHTPLFQTMFAWVPTQHALLELPGVTVAPLDVEDAPAKFDLALNLAHEDGDVRGHLDYAVTLFDHATAERYGRYLVRLLDQLATRPDATIASYELLDDRERRDILTTAPRATRRPGGLVDRFTAHADATPHAPALVCDDRTLTYGELDRRSTKLANALRARGAGPGHVVAIHSGRSAELVVAVLGVLKAGAAYLPLDPAQPAARRAAMLEDARPVLVLGDDIDALENEGHETRRPVATDPGETAYVIYTSGSTGRPKGVAVTHRSVLALFDQWLDRFGATPGEATSAWSSIGFDASVHELLLPLTTGAVLHVVPEDVRPDPAALMAWLREHQVVQAFLPPAYVRWIDEDPGRVRGLALRQLLTGVEPLPDAALARLTAALPGLRICFGYGPTEATLYATAHFDPEPVDRPAPIGRALPGSRLYLLDDRLRPVPPGVVGEVFLAGDCLARGYLHRPGLTAERFVADPFTPGERMYRTGDLARWLPSGEAEYAGRRDDQIKLRGFRIEPGEVTAALLAVPGVREAAVLVDREGEPRLVAGVAGGGGRTPHEWRAALAGRLPDYMIPSVFAEFDRLPLSRSGKLDRDAVLARARTSASHNPVNTTAPRDHVELALLRIWRALLVHPAIGVSDDFFDVGGTSISAIKLAHAIGTEFGRELPIQDVILHPTVEAQAALLRADGPPGSGSLIEFRRGAGAARVVCVHPAGGTAFCYLPLSGLLPEDAGVVGIQSPGLDPGEEPLPSVEAMAEEYLRLVDPRPDETLVLCGLSYGGLVAHEMGRRLAAHHPRVSVVLLDTTATDDPAAKAAIEPVPAAEFREKLVRFNGMYPGIEDAQIERYHRTYNHNRRTARDHDPGETAARVVFVQAVGEDPVPGTVEFWRRRARGGFEVVPAGCGHWDMLESDALPLVAKIVTAELAAR; the protein is encoded by the coding sequence ATGCGCGTGTCCGCCCCGCTGTCGTCCGGTCAGCAGCGCCTCTGGACCGTTTCCCAGCTGGACGGAGCCGGGCCGGCCTACAACGAGACGATGGCCTTCGAGCTGCGGGGCGCGGTGGATCGCGAGGCGCTGCAGCGGGCGTTCGACGCGCTGGCCGACCGGCATGAGGCGTTGCGGACCCGGATCGTGGTCGAGGACGGGCGGCCGGTGCAGGTGGTGGAGCCTGCCGGGGTCGGGTTTCCGTGCGAGGTGACCGATGTCGCCGGGCGGCCTGAGGAGGCCGCCGAGCTGCGACGGCGGGAGGTGCTGGCGCCCTTCGACCTGGGGCGGGCGCCGCTGGCGCGGGCTCGGTTGCTCGCGGGGGCGCCTCCCGGTCTCCACGCTACCGGCGACCACCGACAGTCCCCGGACACCCACATCCTCCTGATCACCGTCCACCACATCGTCTTCGACGGCTGGTCCCGCACCCTCCTCCTGCGCGAACTCGGCCTCCTCTACGCCGCGGAACTGCGCCGCACCGCCGCCGACCTGCCGCCCGCGCAGCCCTACCGTGCGCACGCCCTGGCCCAGCAACGCTGGCTCGAGAGCGACGGCCCGGCGCCGCACGAGGCCTACTGGCGGGAGCGGCTCGACAACGTCCCGCCCGTACTCGACCTGCCCGCCGATCGGCCACGTCCCGCGCGGCAGGACTTCCGGGGCGCCCGGGTGCCCGTCGCCCTCGGGCCCGATCTCACCGCGCGGCTCAAGTCGACCGCGCGCGAGCACGGTGTCACCCTCTACTCCACCATCCTGACCTGCTGGTTCATCCTCTTGAACCGACTTTCCACGCAAATTGACATCGTTGTCGGCGTGCCCACCGGCAATCGCGGCGAGGAAAACGCTTCCACGCTCGGCTTCTTCGTCAACACCCTCGCCGTGCGGGCGAAGCTGTCCGGCGACCACACCGGAGCTGCGCTGCTCAAGGAAGTCCGCGTCGCCCTCCGGGGTGCGATCGACCACGCCGAACTGCCCTTCGAACGCGTTGTCGAGCTCGTCAACCCGCCGCGCAGTCCGGCGCACACCCCGCTCTTCCAGACCATGTTCGCCTGGGTGCCGACGCAGCACGCCCTCCTCGAACTGCCCGGCGTGACCGTCGCCCCCCTCGACGTCGAGGACGCGCCCGCGAAGTTCGACCTCGCGCTCAACCTGGCCCATGAGGACGGCGACGTCCGCGGGCACCTCGACTACGCCGTCACCCTCTTCGACCACGCCACCGCCGAACGGTACGGCCGGTACCTCGTCCGCCTGCTCGACCAGCTGGCCACCCGGCCGGACGCCACCATCGCGAGTTACGAACTCCTCGACGACCGCGAGCGCCGCGACATCCTCACCACGGCTCCCCGCGCCACCCGGCGTCCCGGTGGGCTCGTCGACCGGTTCACCGCCCACGCCGACGCCACCCCGCACGCCCCCGCGCTCGTCTGCGACGACCGGACGCTCACCTACGGGGAACTGGACCGCCGCAGCACGAAGCTCGCCAACGCCCTGCGTGCCCGCGGGGCTGGGCCCGGGCACGTTGTCGCCATCCACAGTGGACGGTCCGCCGAGCTGGTGGTCGCCGTGCTCGGGGTGCTGAAGGCCGGGGCCGCCTACCTGCCGCTCGACCCCGCCCAGCCGGCCGCGCGGCGGGCCGCGATGCTCGAGGACGCGCGTCCGGTGCTGGTCCTCGGGGACGACATCGACGCGCTGGAAAACGAAGGCCACGAAACCCGCAGGCCGGTCGCCACCGACCCCGGCGAGACGGCCTACGTGATCTACACGTCGGGGTCGACCGGGCGCCCGAAGGGCGTCGCCGTGACCCATCGCAGCGTCCTCGCCCTCTTCGACCAGTGGCTCGACCGCTTCGGCGCGACTCCCGGCGAGGCCACGTCGGCGTGGTCCAGCATCGGCTTCGACGCCTCCGTGCACGAACTGCTGCTGCCCCTGACCACCGGCGCCGTGCTGCACGTCGTGCCCGAGGACGTCCGGCCCGATCCCGCCGCGCTGATGGCGTGGCTGCGGGAACACCAGGTGGTGCAGGCGTTCCTGCCGCCTGCCTACGTCCGGTGGATCGACGAAGACCCCGGCCGCGTCCGCGGGCTCGCGCTGCGGCAGCTGCTGACCGGCGTCGAACCGCTGCCCGACGCCGCCCTCGCCCGGCTCACCGCCGCCCTGCCGGGCCTGCGGATCTGCTTCGGCTACGGGCCGACCGAAGCCACGCTCTACGCCACCGCGCACTTCGACCCCGAGCCCGTGGACCGCCCGGCGCCGATCGGCCGGGCGCTGCCCGGTTCGCGGCTCTACCTGCTGGACGACCGGCTGCGCCCGGTGCCACCGGGCGTGGTGGGCGAGGTCTTCCTGGCCGGCGACTGCCTGGCCCGCGGCTACCTGCACCGGCCGGGGCTGACGGCCGAGCGGTTCGTGGCCGACCCGTTCACCCCCGGCGAGCGCATGTACCGCACCGGGGACCTGGCGAGGTGGCTCCCGAGCGGCGAAGCGGAGTACGCCGGCCGCCGCGACGACCAGATCAAGCTGCGCGGGTTCCGGATCGAGCCCGGCGAGGTGACCGCCGCGCTGCTCGCCGTCCCCGGCGTGCGGGAAGCCGCCGTGCTGGTGGACCGCGAAGGCGAGCCGCGGCTCGTCGCCGGGGTCGCCGGCGGTGGCGGCCGGACGCCGCACGAGTGGCGGGCCGCGCTGGCCGGCCGGCTGCCCGACTACATGATCCCGTCGGTCTTCGCCGAGTTCGACCGGCTGCCGCTGAGCCGCAGCGGCAAGCTCGACCGCGACGCCGTCCTGGCCCGAGCCCGCACGAGCGCCTCGCACAACCCGGTCAACACGACAGCTCCGCGCGACCACGTCGAGCTCGCGCTGCTGCGGATCTGGCGCGCGCTCCTGGTGCACCCCGCGATCGGCGTCTCGGACGACTTCTTCGACGTCGGCGGCACGTCGATCTCGGCGATCAAGCTCGCCCACGCCATCGGCACCGAGTTCGGCCGCGAGCTGCCGATCCAGGACGTCATCCTGCACCCGACCGTCGAGGCGCAGGCCGCCCTGCTGCGCGCGGACGGCCCGCCCGGCAGCGGCAGCCTGATCGAGTTCCGCCGCGGCGCCGGTGCGGCCCGCGTCGTCTGCGTGCACCCGGCGGGCGGCACGGCGTTCTGCTACCTGCCGCTCAGCGGGCTGCTGCCCGAGGACGCCGGCGTCGTCGGCATCCAGTCCCCCGGGCTCGACCCCGGCGAGGAGCCGCTGCCGAGCGTCGAGGCGATGGCCGAGGAGTACCTGCGGCTCGTCGACCCCCGGCCGGACGAGACGCTGGTCCTTTGTGGACTTTCCTACGGCGGGCTGGTCGCCCACGAAATGGGCCGCCGGCTCGCGGCACACCACCCGCGGGTCAGCGTCGTCCTGCTCGACACCACCGCCACCGACGACCCGGCCGCGAAGGCGGCGATCGAGCCGGTGCCCGCGGCCGAGTTCCGCGAAAAGCTGGTCCGCTTCAACGGGATGTACCCCGGGATCGAGGACGCGCAGATCGAGCGCTACCACCGCACCTACAACCACAACCGGCGGACCGCACGCGACCACGACCCCGGCGAGACGGCCGCGCGCGTGGTGTTCGTGCAGGCCGTCGGCGAGGACCCGGTTCCCGGCACCGTGGAGTTCTGGCGCCGCCGCGCCCGCGGCGGGTTCGAGGTGGTCCCCGCCGGGTGCGGGCACTGGGACATGCTGGAGAGCGACGCGCTGCCCCTGGTCGCCAAGATCGTCACGGCCGAGCTGGCGGCCCGATGA